Proteins from a single region of Candidatus Auribacterota bacterium:
- the polA gene encoding DNA polymerase I: MTLQRRKLFLIDGMSCAYRAFYAIRDLRTSSGEPTNAVYGFTNMLLKLMRERKPDAIAVVFDSATPTFRHERFEAYKAHRKPMPEDLLGQLPLIKEVIEAYRIMILQRDGLEADDLMGSLAVAASRSGYDVYLVTSDKDMLQLVGSGISVFRPDNGEIYDEDAVMRRYGVEPGKVVDVLALAGDASDNIPGVPGIGEKTAIELVREFGDLEGVLGNMERVKGEKRRENLKRFADQARLSRELVTLKGDVPLEFGPDECLVRSPDRNRISALFRRFEFRKLHAEVAGGAESGEKAYACVTDAIALEELASALARQEAVSMNLETTGGDPMRADPVGVSFSWRPGEGFYVPLNGSLAPEKIMATLRPVLENPAVRKIGQNIKYDMLVLRRCGVELRGGSFDTMLAAYLLNPSQAAYGLADLALEYLDMRLTPISDLIGAGKKQISMRDVPLKTVCDCACADADVTLRLCRLTRPRLEEQGMWGLFQEVEMPLVGVLAEMEAVGVRIDTALLERLSGEIGAQLDELEKSIYEMAGEPFNINSPAQLGRVLFERLKMPASRKIKTGHSTDYDALLKLSKIHPLPSKLLEYRQLNKLKTTYVDALPRMVNPRTGRIHTSFNQAGTATGRLSSSDPNLQNIPVRTELGRRIREAFIPGSEGMVLLSADYSQIDLRILAHLSGDRELMEAFRRDEDIHTRTAAALFDVEPARVTPEMRRQAKTVNFGIVYGMSAYGLARELGIEPSGAQRVIDRYFEHYRGLRDYIEKSLVEATERGYVSTMLNRRRAVPELTSRSQSTRDLGRRIAINTPIQGSSADLIKIAMREIAKDLREGRWRAAMLIQIHDELLFEVAGGQAQSLGDMVSAKMEGVWKLNVPIRAHVKTGKNWGEL, encoded by the coding sequence TTGACCCTGCAACGGCGGAAGCTTTTCCTCATAGACGGCATGTCATGCGCGTACAGGGCATTTTATGCCATCCGCGATCTGCGCACTTCATCCGGGGAGCCGACGAACGCCGTGTACGGGTTTACGAACATGCTGCTGAAGCTCATGCGGGAGCGGAAGCCTGACGCGATCGCCGTTGTCTTCGACAGCGCAACACCCACATTTCGCCATGAGCGCTTTGAGGCGTACAAGGCGCACCGGAAGCCGATGCCGGAGGATCTCCTGGGGCAGCTCCCCCTCATCAAAGAGGTCATCGAGGCATACCGGATCATGATCCTCCAGCGAGACGGCCTCGAGGCGGACGACCTCATGGGGAGCCTCGCAGTCGCGGCATCACGTTCGGGTTACGACGTGTATCTCGTGACGAGCGACAAGGACATGCTCCAGCTCGTGGGGAGCGGCATCTCGGTTTTCAGGCCGGACAACGGCGAGATCTATGATGAGGACGCGGTGATGCGGCGCTACGGCGTCGAGCCGGGGAAGGTGGTGGATGTGCTCGCCCTCGCGGGTGACGCGAGCGATAACATTCCTGGCGTGCCCGGGATAGGCGAGAAGACGGCAATCGAGCTCGTGAGGGAGTTCGGTGATCTGGAGGGGGTATTGGGGAATATGGAGCGGGTCAAGGGGGAGAAACGGCGGGAGAACCTGAAGCGTTTCGCCGATCAGGCGCGGCTCTCCCGTGAACTGGTCACGCTCAAGGGGGATGTCCCGCTTGAATTTGGCCCCGACGAGTGCCTGGTGAGGAGTCCTGATCGAAACAGGATCTCCGCGCTCTTCCGCAGGTTCGAATTCAGAAAGCTCCACGCGGAGGTTGCCGGCGGGGCGGAATCGGGGGAGAAGGCCTACGCGTGCGTCACCGATGCAATCGCCCTGGAAGAACTCGCCTCAGCGCTGGCTCGCCAGGAGGCGGTTTCGATGAATCTGGAAACCACCGGCGGGGATCCGATGCGCGCTGATCCCGTTGGTGTGTCGTTCAGCTGGCGGCCGGGAGAGGGTTTTTACGTTCCCCTCAACGGGAGCCTCGCGCCTGAGAAGATCATGGCCACGCTCCGTCCCGTGCTTGAAAACCCCGCCGTTCGGAAAATAGGTCAGAACATCAAATATGACATGCTCGTCCTGAGGCGGTGCGGCGTGGAGCTGCGGGGGGGTTCATTTGACACGATGCTCGCCGCCTATCTGCTCAATCCCTCACAGGCGGCCTATGGCCTCGCTGACCTCGCCCTCGAGTACCTGGACATGAGGCTCACGCCCATCTCGGACCTGATCGGCGCGGGCAAGAAACAGATCAGCATGAGGGACGTGCCGCTGAAGACGGTCTGCGACTGCGCGTGCGCAGACGCGGATGTCACCCTGCGGCTGTGCCGCCTGACGCGGCCTCGCCTCGAGGAACAGGGGATGTGGGGGCTCTTCCAGGAGGTTGAGATGCCGCTCGTCGGGGTGCTCGCGGAGATGGAGGCCGTCGGCGTCAGGATTGATACGGCACTGCTCGAGCGCCTGTCCGGTGAAATAGGGGCGCAGCTGGATGAGCTCGAAAAATCAATCTATGAGATGGCGGGTGAACCGTTCAATATCAATTCCCCCGCGCAGCTCGGGCGGGTGTTGTTCGAGAGGCTGAAGATGCCTGCCTCGCGGAAGATCAAAACGGGTCACTCGACCGATTACGATGCGCTCCTGAAGCTCTCTAAAATCCATCCCTTGCCGTCGAAGCTGCTCGAGTACCGGCAGTTGAACAAGTTGAAGACGACCTACGTTGACGCATTGCCTCGGATGGTCAACCCGCGCACGGGGAGGATTCATACCTCGTTCAATCAGGCCGGGACGGCGACCGGGAGGCTGTCGTCGAGCGACCCGAACCTCCAGAACATTCCTGTTCGCACCGAGCTGGGACGGCGCATCAGGGAGGCCTTCATCCCCGGCAGCGAGGGGATGGTGCTGCTCTCGGCGGACTATTCGCAGATCGACCTCCGCATCCTTGCGCACCTCTCAGGGGACAGGGAGCTGATGGAGGCGTTCCGGAGAGACGAGGATATCCATACCCGCACGGCTGCCGCGCTCTTCGACGTCGAGCCGGCCCGGGTGACACCCGAGATGAGGAGGCAGGCCAAGACGGTCAACTTCGGGATCGTGTACGGCATGAGCGCCTATGGCCTCGCGCGCGAGCTCGGTATAGAGCCGTCCGGGGCTCAGCGCGTGATAGACCGTTACTTTGAGCACTACCGCGGCCTGCGTGACTATATTGAGAAGAGCCTGGTCGAGGCAACCGAACGGGGGTATGTCAGCACCATGCTGAACCGCCGGCGCGCGGTGCCGGAGCTCACGAGCCGCAGTCAGTCAACCCGCGATCTGGGGCGCAGGATCGCGATCAATACCCCTATCCAGGGATCATCCGCTGACCTGATCAAGATCGCCATGCGGGAGATAGCGAAGGATCTCAGGGAGGGGAGGTGGCGGGCGGCGATGCTGATTCAGATCCATGACGAGCTCCTGTTCGAGGTGGCGGGCGGCCAGGCGCAGTCTCTCGGCGACATGGTGAGCGCGAAAATGGAAGGCGTCTGGAAACTCAACGTTCCAATCAGGGCGCACGTGAAGACGGGGAAGAACTGGGGGGAGCTGTGA
- a CDS encoding type IV pilus twitching motility protein PilT codes for MVDMKELLERVVAEGASDLHICVGCPPTIRVDGRLLPLEMPPLVATDTEKFVRSITSDQNQEKVRSRGGVDFGFSFGDRARFRVSVYKQKGSFAMALRLIPSCMMTMEEIGLPPMIKNLLYAPRGMVLITGPTGCGKTTTLAAMLNVINQEKECHILTIEDPIEYFHDHAKAVVTQREVEVDVPDFHEAIVRGLRQDPDVILVGEMRDLATMEAAIRAAETGHLVFSTLHTTGAGRTVDRIIDAFPVGQQAQVRSQLSQSIVAVISQILLVRAGGRGRVAVFEIMIATPSIQNLIRENKTFRIQSDIQTGSRFGMKTLDMSLMEMYRKGTISYESMMAAAQDPEQILIQLRSK; via the coding sequence ATGGTTGACATGAAGGAGTTGCTGGAGCGTGTGGTGGCGGAGGGGGCTTCTGATCTCCATATATGCGTGGGGTGCCCCCCGACGATTCGCGTGGATGGGAGGCTGCTGCCTCTGGAGATGCCCCCGCTCGTCGCGACCGATACCGAGAAGTTTGTCAGGAGCATCACCTCTGACCAGAATCAGGAAAAGGTGCGGTCCCGGGGAGGAGTGGATTTCGGATTCAGCTTCGGCGACAGGGCGCGCTTCAGGGTGAGCGTCTATAAACAGAAGGGGTCGTTCGCGATGGCGCTTCGTCTGATCCCCTCCTGCATGATGACCATGGAGGAGATCGGACTCCCGCCGATGATCAAAAACCTCCTCTACGCGCCGCGCGGCATGGTCCTTATCACGGGGCCGACCGGGTGCGGAAAAACCACGACCCTCGCGGCGATGCTCAATGTCATCAATCAGGAGAAGGAGTGCCACATACTCACCATTGAAGATCCCATTGAATATTTTCACGACCACGCCAAGGCGGTTGTTACCCAGCGCGAGGTTGAAGTGGATGTGCCCGATTTCCACGAGGCCATCGTCCGCGGGTTGCGCCAGGATCCTGATGTCATCCTTGTCGGTGAAATGCGCGACCTCGCCACCATGGAGGCTGCGATCAGGGCGGCGGAGACCGGGCATCTCGTCTTCTCCACGCTCCACACCACGGGAGCCGGGCGCACGGTGGACCGCATCATTGACGCCTTCCCCGTCGGGCAACAGGCCCAGGTGAGATCACAGCTCTCGCAGAGCATTGTGGCGGTCATCTCGCAGATCCTGCTGGTGAGGGCGGGCGGCAGGGGGAGAGTGGCGGTATTTGAAATCATGATCGCCACCCCGTCAATCCAGAATCTGATCAGGGAAAATAAGACATTCAGGATCCAGTCTGATATTCAGACGGGGTCCAGGTTCGGAATGAAGACCCTGGATATGTCGCTCATGGAGATGTACCGCAAGGGCACGATCAGCTATGAGTCGATGATGGCCGCGGCACAGGATCCGGAGCAGATCTTGATCCAGCTGAGGAGCAAATAG
- the larC gene encoding nickel pincer cofactor biosynthesis protein LarC, translated as MRSTNDERRMTGHRYMKIAYFDCFAGVSGDMILGALLDAGLKLKELERALSRVPVRGYRLDARRVTRGGLGGTRVIVRVEPGAGKRVRGIRDILAIVRRSKLPERVSAGAERAFLELARAESRVHRTRLARAHFHELGAVDALVDVIGSLAGLHALGVSEIYSSALPWNSGTVECAHGTLPVPAPATAELMRGMPVYQHRIHGEMVTPTGAAILKACANRIGQMPAMRITHVGYGAGGEQFKEFPNLLRLVIGQGGDCCETDAVGVVQTEIDDMSPAIYDYLSGRLYAGGALDVYITQIMMKKNRPGQLLTVLCAPEKIPLVADIIFMESTTLGVRFSEAQRLILPRVVVSARTPYGRVRVKLAKRPDGHVSVSPEHDDCARLASKRGVPLIRVMAAASRAAEAEIKKRKALLFDKNIYYNQK; from the coding sequence ATGCGAAGTACGAACGACGAGCGACGAATGACGGGTCATCGGTATATGAAAATTGCCTATTTCGACTGTTTCGCCGGGGTCAGCGGCGACATGATTCTCGGGGCGCTCCTCGATGCCGGCTTGAAACTGAAGGAGCTCGAGCGCGCCCTCAGCCGTGTCCCCGTGAGGGGATATCGGCTCGATGCGCGGCGCGTGACGCGCGGCGGTTTGGGGGGGACGAGGGTCATCGTTCGTGTTGAGCCAGGAGCGGGGAAGAGGGTCCGCGGGATCAGGGACATCCTCGCGATCGTGCGGCGGAGCAAGCTCCCGGAGCGTGTCAGCGCGGGAGCCGAGCGGGCCTTCCTGGAACTGGCACGGGCGGAGTCGAGGGTTCATAGGACCAGGCTCGCCCGCGCACATTTCCACGAGCTCGGCGCGGTTGATGCGCTTGTTGATGTGATTGGTTCGCTCGCCGGATTGCACGCGCTGGGCGTGAGTGAAATCTATTCCTCGGCGCTCCCCTGGAATTCGGGCACGGTGGAGTGCGCGCACGGGACGTTGCCGGTTCCCGCGCCCGCGACGGCCGAGCTCATGAGGGGCATGCCGGTCTATCAGCACAGGATCCACGGCGAGATGGTTACCCCCACCGGTGCCGCCATTTTAAAGGCCTGCGCGAATCGGATCGGGCAGATGCCGGCGATGAGGATAACCCATGTGGGCTACGGGGCGGGCGGGGAGCAGTTCAAGGAATTTCCGAATCTCCTGCGCCTCGTGATTGGCCAGGGGGGGGATTGTTGCGAAACGGATGCGGTGGGGGTGGTCCAAACCGAGATAGATGACATGTCGCCCGCCATTTACGACTACCTGAGCGGAAGATTGTATGCCGGCGGGGCGCTCGATGTGTATATCACTCAGATCATGATGAAGAAGAACAGGCCCGGGCAGCTCCTCACGGTGCTGTGCGCGCCGGAGAAGATACCCCTCGTGGCGGATATCATCTTTATGGAGAGCACGACGCTCGGCGTGCGGTTCAGCGAGGCGCAGCGCCTGATTCTCCCGAGGGTGGTGGTGAGCGCGCGGACGCCCTACGGGCGCGTGCGGGTGAAGCTGGCGAAGCGGCCGGACGGCCATGTCAGCGTCTCGCCCGAGCACGACGACTGCGCCCGCCTGGCATCAAAGCGCGGCGTCCCCCTCATCAGGGTGATGGCGGCCGCCTCGCGGGCGGCCGAGGCAGAAATAAAAAAGAGAAAAGCATTGCTTTTTGACAAAAACATTTACTATAACCAGAAATGA
- the larB gene encoding nickel pincer cofactor biosynthesis protein LarB: MMNPSLIKKLLSDVARKKLSVAAAMEKLRHLPFEEIGHSTVDRHRALRQGFPEVIFCEGKTLDEIDAIAWRICSTGENLLATRASEEVYRRLRERFRGAVYHARGRVVTVEQRKLRKARGFIAVVSAGTSDAPVAEEAAVTAEMMGNRVARFYDMGVAGLHRVAGKIREISRAQVIIVVAGMEGALPSVVGGLVGAPVIAVPTSIGYGASFRGIAALLGMLNSCAAGVTVVNIDNGFGAGYAAALINRRS; the protein is encoded by the coding sequence ATGATGAATCCATCCCTGATAAAGAAACTTCTCTCAGACGTTGCCCGCAAGAAACTTTCGGTGGCGGCGGCGATGGAGAAGCTGAGGCATCTCCCGTTCGAGGAGATCGGCCACAGCACCGTGGATCGGCACCGGGCGCTCAGACAGGGATTCCCCGAGGTGATTTTCTGCGAGGGGAAGACGCTCGATGAGATTGACGCAATCGCCTGGCGCATCTGTTCGACCGGAGAGAATCTTCTGGCGACGAGGGCCTCGGAGGAGGTGTACCGCCGCCTGCGCGAGCGGTTCCGGGGGGCGGTGTACCACGCGCGCGGCAGGGTGGTGACGGTTGAGCAGCGGAAGCTTCGGAAGGCGCGCGGATTTATCGCCGTGGTGAGCGCGGGAACCTCGGACGCTCCGGTGGCGGAAGAGGCGGCGGTGACCGCGGAGATGATGGGGAATCGGGTAGCGCGGTTCTACGACATGGGCGTCGCGGGTTTGCACAGGGTGGCCGGTAAGATCCGTGAGATCTCCCGCGCGCAGGTGATCATTGTCGTCGCGGGCATGGAGGGGGCGCTGCCGAGCGTGGTGGGGGGGCTCGTGGGCGCGCCCGTGATCGCCGTGCCGACGAGCATCGGTTATGGGGCGAGTTTCAGAGGGATCGCCGCGCTCCTCGGGATGCTCAATAGCTGCGCTGCGGGGGTCACGGTGGTGAATATAGACAACGGGTTCGGCGCGGGCTATGCCGCAGCCCTTATAAATCGTCGTTCGTGA
- the tsaD gene encoding tRNA (adenosine(37)-N6)-threonylcarbamoyltransferase complex transferase subunit TsaD, whose translation MLVLGIETSCDETGIALVEDGERILSEAVASQEDIHAPYAGVVPELASRQHLRLLGAMLQKCVRESGVSLPQIELVAVTRGPGLAGCLLSGVSFAKGLAYGLGVSALGVNHIEAHIYSCSLAGDVEFPALALVVSGGHTLLALLRGWGRYEILGQTQDDAVGEAYDKVASMIGLPFPGGPAVEARAMHCGSDPGTGRAACERVSFPRPLLGSGDLNFSFSGLKTAVLYWLKKHAGKPLSADEIDGVARGFQEAVIEVLLKKTLHAARSARARCIMLAGGVARNESLRRRLREGALTIGIELRCAPKEYCTDNGVMVAALGYRKYTDGARDDWSLDIAPGLKLVKSEA comes from the coding sequence GTGTTGGTTCTGGGCATAGAGACTTCATGCGACGAGACCGGTATCGCGCTGGTTGAGGATGGTGAACGGATTCTATCAGAGGCGGTCGCGTCCCAGGAAGATATCCACGCACCGTACGCGGGTGTCGTCCCGGAACTCGCCTCTCGCCAGCACCTTCGCCTGCTCGGTGCGATGCTCCAGAAGTGCGTGCGTGAGTCGGGGGTGAGCCTCCCGCAGATCGAGCTGGTCGCCGTAACGAGGGGGCCGGGGCTCGCGGGCTGCCTGCTCTCGGGCGTGAGCTTCGCGAAGGGGCTCGCGTACGGCCTCGGCGTTTCCGCGCTCGGCGTCAACCATATCGAGGCTCATATATATTCGTGTTCCCTCGCCGGCGATGTGGAGTTCCCCGCCCTCGCGCTTGTGGTATCCGGGGGGCACACGCTCCTCGCGCTCCTCAGGGGGTGGGGGCGCTATGAGATCCTGGGTCAGACGCAGGATGACGCGGTCGGTGAAGCGTATGATAAGGTCGCATCCATGATCGGTCTCCCGTTCCCCGGCGGCCCCGCGGTAGAGGCTCGTGCGATGCACTGCGGATCGGACCCCGGCACGGGCCGCGCGGCCTGCGAGCGAGTGAGTTTCCCCCGCCCCCTCTTGGGGAGCGGCGACTTGAATTTCAGCTTCAGCGGCCTGAAGACGGCGGTCCTCTACTGGCTGAAGAAGCATGCGGGGAAACCGCTGAGCGCGGATGAGATTGACGGTGTCGCGCGTGGTTTTCAGGAGGCGGTGATAGAGGTGCTGCTGAAGAAAACGCTGCACGCCGCGCGCAGCGCGCGCGCCAGGTGCATCATGCTCGCGGGGGGCGTTGCCCGGAATGAATCACTGAGGCGACGATTGCGTGAGGGCGCTCTGACGATCGGGATCGAGCTGCGCTGCGCGCCGAAAGAGTACTGTACCGACAACGGGGTGATGGTGGCGGCACTCGGATACCGGAAGTACACGGACGGGGCGCGGGACGACTGGTCCCTCGACATCGCCCCCGGGTTGAAACTAGTGAAGAGTGAGGCGTGA